One genomic segment of Phoenix dactylifera cultivar Barhee BC4 unplaced genomic scaffold, palm_55x_up_171113_PBpolish2nd_filt_p 001782F, whole genome shotgun sequence includes these proteins:
- the LOC103722912 gene encoding SNF1-related protein kinase catalytic subunit alpha KIN10-like — ILISWSKQIISGVEYCHRNMIAHRDLQPENLLLDSKCSIKIADFGLSNVMRDGHLLKTCCGSTNYAAPEVISSKHYAGPEVDVWSCGVILYTLLCARLPFDDENIPSLHKKIKAGTYTRPCCLSASARDLISRILVVDPMKRITIPEIRQRPWFTPHLPRYLTVPLPDTIQQAKKIDADIFQEVVKMGFDKDHLVESLHNREQNEVILHAAVSYYLLLDNRFCSTGGYLGAEFQETMEYGSSYMNYCKTPTPALTNYSSRYMDPQGVGSRVHSSDSKAWALGLQSSAHPCAIMMEVCKALQQLNICWKNIGHYNIKCRWAPGYPAPHTNHSIGNEAAIAEIDNIAWISSYLVKFEIQLYKTKEEKYLLDLQRVQGSHFLFLYLCAAFLEQLMFVP, encoded by the exons ATCCTTATATCTTGGTCGAAACAGATCATATCTGGTGTGGAATACTGCCACAGAAACATGATAGCTCATCGTGATCTGCAGCCAGAGAACTTGCTGTTGGATTCCAAATGCAGTATTAAAATAGCAGATTTTGGCTTAAGTAATGTCATGCGTGATGGCCATCTTTTGAAGACTTGTTGTGGAAGCACCAACTATGCTGCCCCCGAG GTTATTTCAAGTAAACATTATGCTGGCCCTGAGGTTGATGTTTGGAGTTGCGGTGTCATTCTTTATACTCTTCTTTGTGCTAGGCTTCCTTTCGATGATGAAAATATCCCCAGTCTGCATAAGAAGATAAAA GCTGGGACGTACACTCGTCCTTGCTGTTTGTCTGCTTCAGCAAGGGATTTGATTTCTAGGATTCTCGTAGTTGATCCCATGAAGCGAATCACTATTCCTGAGATTCGTCAACGTCCATGGttcacacctcatcttcctcgcTATCTGACAGTGCCTCTACctgatacaattcagcaagcaAAAAAG ATTGATGCGGATATTTTTCAAGAAGTTGTTAAAATGGGTTTCGACAAGGACCATTTGGTCGAATCTCTGCATAATAGAGAGCAGAATGAGGT GATTCTACATGCAGCTGTTTCATATTACTTGCTTCTGGATAATCGGTTCTGTTCTACCGGTGGCTATCTTGGAGCTGAGTTTCAAGAAACTATG GAATATGGTTCCTCGTATATGAATTATTGCAAAACTCCAACTCCAGCCCTTACAAATTATTCATCTAGATATATGGATCCACAGGGCGTTGGTTCTAGGGTACATTCATCTGATTCCAAAGCATGGGCTCTTGGACTGCAG TCGTCAGCCCATCCTTGTGCAATAATGATGGAGGTCTGTAAAGCTCTCCAACAACTTAACATTTGTTGGAAGAACATTGGACACTATAATATTAAATGTCGATGGGCTCCTGGCTATCCTGCTCCGCATACTAATCATAGCATTGGCAATGAAGCTGCCATCGCAGAAATTGATAATATTGCTTGGATATCATCTTATCTAGTCAAATTTGAAATTCAG CTGTACAAAACCAAGGAAGAGAAGTATCTGCTTGACTTACAGAGAGTCCAAGGTTcgcatttcctttttctttatctatGTGCTGCCTTCCTTGAACAGCTTATGTTTGTACCATGA
- the LOC120109084 gene encoding uncharacterized protein LOC120109084, with amino-acid sequence MKEPAPPRSKKPPSPQKLRLRCSFGGAFVPRHPSGELRYVGGESRIISVDRRGIGLSKLVSRLSELCPDCSFSLKYHLPESPSSQPELISISNDEDVRIMVRNHDRLAAHGKAYRLRVFLCDVTPSLAGYVWPRNPTSGTRTGSCSQLGVPVGERKTFDGGDALGDLTARTFGKTCGDSCESLGSKVFRTQITTTHENGIQYFGVSTARSPGFGNPESLNRVSLNGFKEDSVCGVGFDQSGGAASSLGQVDSHDVQSSGPYTSAPYTRKTENYTARNTNRENVFPWKADHATVKTCFAPVSLGNQSYRGVFQSQLYSGSDGHSDLSHCMTKNHQCGGQHNRFHGTGPCNMCGCWIGLNDVAAQQFCDGKFCLPRLSFSKFVVPRAHQTQLTKPINFGSNRGVLREQRLRPMPGQGDLPDVGFEPQKLQGRSVNYNCLDQPDDVGISPSLHSDTMSIRDNLLSKSRIAKPNTHSHAPYRNNPFSDANHCPVQCDESAYCDVVHANSSYDLDNNSGFLEPDKRNNANAALSILSFSYGLLRKDVEEVDVKLRKINMMPQSDIVAKLDDIFEPVESSIYDTSVINLSDIKAPLDLPMHALSLSSATEAHPSAPASSDNSNNLLESDDFAPSVIASPPKDETGLQLNNVHLIEENPFISGRLVGNIAGETSKENAFGPRLLWESSQPLSSLVALVSHGTEKELAYIKQDHETMLSPTYVEEKSDVSGSTSICSKEANETISKVSAVYPHLAMQELQMIKNSDLEEIRELGVGTYGTVFYGKWKGSDVAIKRLKRSCFAGGELGEERMVTDFCKEACLLGQLHHPNVVAFYGVVTDGPVTNLATVTEYMVNGSLKQVLKRKDRTVDRRKRLIIAMDAAFGMEYIHEKNIVHFDLKSHNLLVNMRDPQRPVCKIGDLGLSKVKRQKLVSGGVRGSIPWMAPELLTCEDSMVTEKVDVYSFGIVMWELLTGEEPYENMHFEDIIAGIIKGDLRPEIPTWCDPLWRSLMERCWSTDPASRPSFSEIAKELRAIAASINIK; translated from the exons ATGAAAGAACCTGCTCCTCCTCGCTCCAAGAAGCCGCCGTCCCCTCAGAAGCTAAGGCTTCGCTGTAGCTTCGGCGGAGCCTTCGTCCCTCGTCACCCCTCCGGCGAGCTCCGCTACGTCGGCGGAGAGTCCCGGATCATCTCCGTCGACCGCCGCGGCATCGGCCTATCTAAGCTCGTTTCCAGGCTCTCCGAGCTCTGTCCCGACTGCTCCTTCTCACTCAAGTACCACCTCCCGGAATCTCCCTCGTCTCAGCCGGAGCTGATCTCGATCAGTAACGACGAAGACGTGCGGATCATGGTTCGCAACCACGATCGGCTCGCCGCCCACGGGAAGGCATATCGCCTCCGTGTGTTCCTCTGCGACGTGACGCCCTCCCTTGCCGGGTACGTTTGGCCGAGAAACCCTACCTCTGGTACTCGTACTGGTTCTTGTTCTCAACTAGGAGTTCCCGTCGGGGAGAGAAAGACTTTTGATGGAGGGGATGCCTTAGGAGATCTGACTGCAAGGACTTTCGGAAAAACATGCGGGGATTCCTGTGAATCTCTGGGTAGCAAGGTGTTTCGGACTCAAATTACGACCACCCACGAGAATGGGATCCAATATTTTGGTGTTTCGACGGCCCGTTCTCCGGGGTTCGGGAATCCTGAAAGTCTTAATCGGGTTTCCCTAAATGGATTCAAGGAAGATTCTGTCTGCGGGGTTGGATTCGACCAATCAGGTGGAGCTGCCTCCAGTCTTGGCCAAGTCGACAGTCATGATGTCCAATCTTCCGGTCCTTATACCTCTGCACCATACACGAGAAAAACTGAGAATTATACTGCTAGGAACACGAACAGAGAGAATGTTTtcccatggaaggctgatcatGCTACTGTCAAGACTTGCTTTGCACCTGTTTCCTTGGGCAATCAATCATATAGGGGGGTGTTTCAGTCCCAACTTTACAGCGGAAGTGATGGACATTCTGACTTATCTCATTGCATGACTAAAAATCATCAGTGTGGTGGTCAGCACAATAGATTCCATGGCACTGGTCCATGTAATATGTGTGGTTGTTGGATCGGATTGAATGATGTTGCAGCCCAGCAATTCTGTGATGGGAAGTTTTGCTTGCCAAGATTGAGTTTTTCAAAGTTTGTGGTGCCAAGAGCTCATCAAACCCAACTGACAAAGCCAATAAACTTTGGGAGCAATAGAGGTGTATTGAGAGAACAAAGATTGCGGCCAATGCCAGGACAGGGTGATCTTCCAGATGTGGGATTCGAACCGCAGAAACTTCAAGGGAGGTCAGTAAACTATAACTGTTTAGACCAGCCAGATGATGTTGGCATTAGCCCCTCTCTCCATTCAGACACCATGAGCATTAGGGATAATCTTTTAAGCAAATCTAGGATAGCAAAGCCAAATACTCATTCTCATGCACCTTATCGAAACAATCCTTTCAGTGATGCGAACCATTGCCCAGTTCAGTGTGATGAGAGCGCATACTGTGACGTTGTCCATGCAAACAGCTCTTACGATTTGGATAACAACTCAGGCTTTTTGGAACCAGACAAGAGAAATAATGCTAATGCAGCACTTtcaattttgtccttttcatatGGCCTGCTAAGAAAGGATGTAGAAGAAGTTGATGTGAAGTTGAGAAAAATCAACATGATGCCACAGTCTGATATTGTTGCTAAATTGGATGACATCTTTGAACCTGTAGAGTCATCAATCTATGATACTTCTGTCATCAATCTTTCTGACATTAAAGCCCCATTGGATCTTCCCATGCATGCTTTATCATTATCTTCTGCTACCGAAGCTCATCCGTCAGCACCGGCTTCATCTGATAATAGCAACAATCTGCTAGAATCTGATGACTTTGCTCCCAGTGTTATTGCATCACCGCCAAAGGATGAAACAGGGCTCCAACTAAATAACGTGCATCTGATAGAGGAGAATCCTTTCATCTCGGGGCGACTTGTTGGAAATATAGCTGGAGAAACAAGTAAAGAGAATGCATTTGGGCCAAGATTACTTTGGGAGTCGTCACAGCCATTGAGCTCATTGGTGGCACTGGTATCTCATGGCACAGAGAAAGAACTTGCCTATATTAAGCAGGACCACGAGACCATGCTGTCCCCTACTTATGTGGAAGAGAAG TCTGATGTGTCCGGATCCACAAGCATATGCTCCAAGGAAGCAAACGAAACTATCAGTAAAGTTTCAGCAGTTTATCCTCATTTGGCTATGCAAGAGCTGCAG ATGATAAAAAATTCTGATCTGGAAGAAATACGAGAGCTGGGAGTGGGTACATATGGAACTGTTTTCTATGGTAAATGGAAGGGTTCTGATGTTGCAATCAAGCGTCTAAAGCGAAGCTGCTTTGCCGGTGGTGAATTGGGAGAAGAGCGCATG GTCACAGACTTCTGCAAAGAGGCTTGTTTGCTGGGTCAACTTCACCACCCAAATGTGGTTGCATTTTATGGTGTGGTTACAGATGGCCCGGTGACAAATTTGGCTACAGTCACAGAATACATGGTGAATGGCTCCCTAAAACAAgttctgaaaagaaaagatag AACTGTTGATCGTCGGAAGAGGCTTATTATAGCGATGGATGCTGCATTTGGCATGGAGTACATTCATGAGAAAAATATTGTTCATTTTGATTTGAAGTCTCATAACTTATTGGTAAATATGAGGGATCCCCAGAGACCAGTTTGCAAG ATAGGAGACTTAGGCTTGTCAAAGGTGAAACGGCAAAAGTTAGTTTCTGGTGGGGTTCGAGGAAGTATTCCTTGGATGGCCCCTGAGCTTTTGACTTGTGAAGACAGCATGGTGACAGAGAAG GTGGATGTATATTCATTTGGGATCGTCATGTGGGAACTTTTAACTGGGGAAGAACCATATGAGAACATGCATTTTGAGGATATAATAG CTGGTATAATTAAGGGTGACCTGCGGCCTGAGATACCGACCTGGTGCGACCCTTTATGGAGGTCATTGATGGAGAGATGCTGGTCAACTGATCCTGCTTCGAGGCCATCCTTCTCCGAGATTGCTAAGGAACTGCGTGCCATAGCAGCATCAATCAATATCAAGTAA
- the LOC120109085 gene encoding lys-63-specific deubiquitinase BRCC36-like, producing the protein MSLACVKMSEEVWLTCLTHALTTETEEIMGLLLGDIQYMNGGNAAALIWGASPQMRSDRRKDRVETNPELLAAASAQAERMTLTTGRTTRVIGWYHSHPHITVLPSHVDVRTQAMYQLLDPGFIGLIFSCFSEDAQKIGRIQVIAFQSLDGKQRHVSPVTNSSIIELESSWSSSENMASTSGSALTESFEQDTGDSRASKATKVGGRSSDLEEFFSHADVSYLGKQRARGNSLVAYNANSAHNMAADVDSPDMTPSMQEALHRSNLDMSGAQYIRKEVPLQVLPARYLLKLDSPLTSFTDMQHVLFEEERFAYSQAISQNMRGGKMHPLTFVHHTATYQASLCKLMEYCLSPAVNALQDRLKENEIRLALLMEEAKLLEAEAVCRDSEMNSGSPRRLPSHGVRGNLSKGQREMHASSDSGSVRSPSGIGSRRKAF; encoded by the exons atgtcGCTGGCATGCGTCAAGATGTCGGAGGAGGTGTGGCTGACCTGCCTCACCCACGCACTCACCACGGAGACGGAGGAGATCATGGGCCTCCTCCTCGGCGACATCCAG TACATGAATGGTGGAAATGCAGCTGCTCTGATCTGGGGAGCATCCCCACAAATGCGGTCTGATCGTAGAAAAGATCGAGTGGAGACTAATCCTGAGTTGCTGGCTGCAGCTTCGGCTCAAGCTGAG AGAATGACACTGACAACAGGAAGGACAACAAGGGTAATCGGGTGGTACCATTCACACCCTCATATTACAGTTCTTCCATCTCATGTAG ATGTTCGTACCCAGGCAATGTATCAGTTGCTGGATCCTGGTTTTATTGGGCTGATCTTTTCTTGCTTTAGTGAGGATGCTCAGAAG ATTGGAAGAATTCAAGTCATTGCTTTCCAATCCTTGGATGGGAAACAGAGGCATGTGTCCCCTGTCACTAATAGTTCAATTATAGAGCTTGAATCATCTTGGAGTTCCTCGGAGAATATGGCATCAACATCAGGGTCTGCTTTGACTGAAAGCTTTGAACAGGACACTGGGGACTCTAGAGCATCCAAAGCTACCAAG GTTGGGGGAAGATCTTCAGATTTGGAGGAGTTCTTTTCTCATGCTGATGTCAGTTATTTAGGGAAGCAGAGAGCAAGAGGAAACTCTCTTGTTGCTTACAATGCCAACAGCGCACATAACATGGCAGCTGATGTAGATTCTCCGGATATGACACCTAGCATGCAGGAGGCATTGCATCGCTCTAATTTGGACATGAG TGGTGCACAGTATATCAGGAAGGAAGTGCCACTGCAAGTATTGCCAGCAAGGTATCTGCTAAAGCTCGACTCTCCCTTAACTTCATTCACTGATATGCAGCATGTACTGTTTGAGGAGGAGAGATTTGCATATAGCCAAGCCATCTCCCAAAATATGCG TGGTGGGAAAATGCATCCCCTTACTTTTGTTCATCACACGGCCACGTACCAGGCTTCTCTGTGCAAGTTGATGGAATACTG TTTAAGCCCTGCAGTAAATGCACTTCAGGACCGCTTGAAGGAAAATGAGATTCGG TTAGCCTTGCTAATGGAGGAAGCCAAGTTATTGGAGGCCGAAGCTGTTTGCAGGGACAGTGAGATGAACTCAGGTTCTCCTCGGCGTTTGCCATCTCACGGTGTTCGTGGCAACCTATCAAAGGGGCAAAGGGAGATGCATGCTTCATCAGATTCTGGTAGTGTAAGGAGTCCTAGTGGTATTGGCAGCCGGCGAAAGGCATTTTGA